A part of Gossypium hirsutum isolate 1008001.06 chromosome A07, Gossypium_hirsutum_v2.1, whole genome shotgun sequence genomic DNA contains:
- the LOC107953077 gene encoding transcription factor MYB46 — translation MMRKPDPSVKVISGGNTNTNTNTNNGTTTNKLRKGLWSPEEDDKLINYMLTNGQGCWSDVARNAGLQRCGKSCRLRWINYLRPDLKRGAFSPQEEELIVHLHSILGNRWSQIAARLPGRTDNEIKNFWNSTIKKRLKNLSSTPSPKVSNSSTSEPNNGAMQGLMSMQEQGILPMYMDLPSASSNSSLQSMVLNHTGNSLPMLEHDLNVFGASGYFDPASCVTQVGVNGESFYGENEMLGTVENGAERELYVPPLESIGENLKTENTTVDVWNINNNPFNIINSKNNNSKSDNIGNAAVGNFWIGEEIKVGEWDLEDLMKDVSSIPFLDFQS, via the exons ATGATGAGGAAGCCTGATCCATCCGTGAAGGTTATCAGTGGAGgcaatactaatactaatactaatactaataatggTACTACTACTAATAAGCTTAGGAAAGGATTGTGGTCACCTGAGGAAGATGACAAGCTCATCAACTATATGTTAACCAATGGCCAGGGATGTTGGAGTGATGTAGCTAGAAATGCTGGCCTGCAAAGATGTGGGAAGAGCTGCCGCCTTCGTTGGATCAACTATTTGAGACCTGATCTCAAACGAGGAGCCTTTTCTCCCCAAGAAGAAGAGCTTATCGTCCATTTACATTCCATTCTTGGCAACAG GTGGTCTCAAATAGCGGCTCGTCTACCTGGCCGTACAGACAATGAAATAAAGAACTTTTGGAATTCAACAATAAAGAAAAGGCTAAAGAATTTATCATCCACTCCCTCACCAAAGGTTAGTAATTCATCGACGTCGGAGCCTAATAACGGTGCCATGCAAGGGCTCATGTCAATGCAAGAACAAGGCATTTTGCCTATGTACATGGACTTACCATCAGCATCGTCCAATTCTTCCTTGCAATCCATGGTCCTGAATCACACCGGCAACTCATTACCGATGCTCGAGCATGACCTAAACGTGTTCGGGGCGTCCGGATACTTCGATCCAGCCTCATGTGTAACACAGGTTGGGGTAAATGGAGAGAGCTTTTACGGTGAAAACGAGATGTTGGGCACTGTTGAGAATGGAGCAGAAAGGGAACTATATGTCCCTCCTTTAGAAAGCATTGGAGAAAACCTTAAAACTGAAAATACGACTGTTGATGTTTGGAACATCAACAACAACCCTTTCAATATCATAAACAGTAAAAACAACAATAGCAAATCAGACAACATAGGCAATGCGGCTGTTGGGAATTTTTGGATAGGTGAAGAGATAAAAGTTGGAGAATGGGACTTGGAGGATTTGATGAAAGATGTTTCTTCCATTCCTTTTCTTGATTTCCAAAGCTGa